From one Streptomyces sp. R41 genomic stretch:
- a CDS encoding TrkA family potassium uptake protein, with protein sequence MKLPGHDAIARQADEHLVTHRVKLPRKVVERPIRQVLKRVAMALLVLVATALIVWADSDGYNDNSDGTVDPLDAFYYATVTLSTTGYGDITPVSDAARLTNIFVITPLRVLFLIILVGTTLEVLTERTREEWRLNRWRAALRDHTVVVGFGTKGRSAIETVCATGLKKEQVVVVDPSSKVVDAATAEGYAGVVGDATRSDVLVRAEVRRARQIIIATQRDDTAVLVTLTARQLNRAAKIVAAVREEENAPLLKQSGADAVITSASAAGRLLGLSVLSPAAGMVMEDLIQQGSGLDIVERPVIKAEVGKGVRETDDLVVSVVRGHRVLGYDDPAVGTIQLTDRLITIVRATPGTQVAPHMRPLPQD encoded by the coding sequence GTGAAACTTCCGGGCCATGACGCGATCGCCCGCCAAGCGGACGAGCATCTCGTGACCCATCGGGTGAAACTCCCGAGGAAGGTCGTGGAACGCCCGATCCGTCAGGTCCTCAAACGGGTGGCGATGGCACTGCTGGTGCTCGTCGCCACCGCGCTCATCGTCTGGGCCGACAGCGATGGCTACAACGACAACTCGGACGGCACGGTCGACCCGCTCGACGCCTTCTACTACGCGACCGTCACCCTCTCCACCACCGGATACGGCGACATCACCCCGGTCAGCGATGCCGCCCGGCTCACCAACATCTTCGTCATCACGCCGCTGCGCGTGCTGTTCCTGATCATCCTGGTCGGCACCACGCTCGAGGTCCTCACGGAACGCACCCGGGAGGAGTGGCGGCTGAACCGCTGGAGGGCGGCCTTGAGGGATCACACCGTCGTTGTCGGCTTCGGGACCAAGGGCCGGTCGGCCATCGAGACCGTCTGCGCGACCGGGCTGAAGAAGGAGCAGGTCGTGGTCGTCGATCCCAGCTCCAAGGTCGTCGACGCGGCAACGGCCGAAGGGTATGCGGGGGTCGTCGGGGACGCGACGCGCAGCGATGTGCTGGTAAGGGCGGAGGTCCGCAGGGCCCGGCAGATCATCATCGCCACGCAGCGGGACGACACCGCCGTACTGGTCACACTCACCGCCCGCCAGCTCAACCGTGCGGCGAAGATCGTCGCCGCCGTACGGGAGGAGGAGAACGCGCCGCTGCTCAAGCAGTCCGGCGCCGACGCCGTCATCACCAGCGCCAGCGCCGCCGGCCGACTGCTCGGGCTCTCCGTGCTCAGCCCCGCCGCGGGCATGGTCATGGAGGACCTCATCCAGCAGGGCAGCGGGCTCGACATCGTCGAACGGCCGGTCATAAAGGCCGAGGTCGGCAAGGGCGTACGCGAGACGGACGACCTGGTGGTGAGTGTCGTACGAGGACACCGGGTCCTCGGCTACGACGATCCGGCCGTCGGGACGATCCAGCTGACGGACCGCCTCATCACGATCGTGCGGGCGACACCGGGCACGCAGGTGGCGCCCCACATGCGACCGCTTCCTCAGGACTAA
- a CDS encoding NAD(P)H-quinone oxidoreductase produces the protein MYAITIPEPGGPEALVWDEVPDPVPAEGEVLVEVVASAVNRADLLQRQGLYNPPPGASPYPGLECSGRIVEIGPGVSGWAVGDEVCALLAGGGYAEKVAVPAGQLLPVPTGLDARQAAALPEVTCTVWSNVFMVSHLRPGETLLVHGGSSGIGTMAIQLAKAVGAKVAVTAGSKEKLDFCAELGADILINYREQDFVEEIKQATDGAGADVILDNMGAKYLDRNVRALAVNGRLAIIGMQGGIKAELNIATLLNKRAAISATSLRARPLGEKAAIVAAVREHVWPLIDSGHVRPIIDRELPMSDAAAAHRVLEESGHIGKVLLVAP, from the coding sequence ATGTACGCGATCACGATTCCAGAACCTGGTGGGCCCGAGGCGCTGGTGTGGGACGAGGTCCCGGATCCGGTGCCCGCCGAGGGCGAAGTGCTGGTCGAGGTGGTGGCCAGCGCCGTCAACCGCGCCGACCTGCTGCAGCGGCAGGGCCTCTACAACCCGCCGCCCGGCGCGTCCCCGTACCCCGGGCTCGAATGCTCGGGGCGCATCGTCGAGATCGGTCCCGGTGTGTCCGGGTGGGCGGTCGGTGACGAGGTGTGTGCGCTGCTCGCGGGCGGTGGATACGCCGAGAAGGTCGCCGTTCCGGCCGGGCAGCTGCTGCCCGTGCCGACGGGCCTGGACGCCAGGCAGGCGGCCGCGCTGCCCGAGGTGACCTGCACCGTCTGGTCCAACGTGTTCATGGTGTCCCACCTGCGCCCGGGCGAGACCCTGCTCGTGCACGGTGGCTCCAGCGGCATCGGCACCATGGCGATCCAGCTGGCCAAGGCCGTCGGCGCGAAGGTCGCGGTCACGGCTGGCAGCAAGGAGAAGCTCGACTTCTGCGCCGAGCTGGGCGCGGACATCCTGATCAACTACCGCGAGCAGGACTTCGTCGAGGAGATCAAGCAGGCCACGGACGGCGCCGGCGCCGATGTCATCCTCGACAACATGGGCGCCAAGTACCTGGACCGGAACGTGCGCGCCCTCGCCGTCAACGGGCGGCTCGCGATCATCGGCATGCAGGGCGGAATCAAGGCCGAGCTGAACATCGCCACTCTCCTCAACAAGCGTGCCGCCATCAGTGCGACCTCCCTGCGCGCCCGCCCGCTCGGCGAGAAGGCGGCGATCGTCGCTGCCGTACGCGAGCACGTGTGGCCGCTGATCGACTCCGGCCACGTACGCCCGATCATCGACCGCGAGCTCCCGATGAGCGACGCTGCGGCGGCGCACCGGGTCCTGGAGGAGAGCGGCCACATCGGCAAGGTGCTGCTCGTCGCTCCCTGA
- a CDS encoding molybdopterin molybdotransferase MoeA — translation MTPAHSTRDSQDADDLDVEEALALVKEDGAPAPEGRSVPAPAPGAERPGRGAAHAHHQATPWPEARAVAERAARSVPRRAPVSVPLDASLGLVLAAPLTALTDLPSFDTSAMDGWAVAGPGPWEVREEGVLAGHAEPEALTDGEAARIATGARIPQDVTAVLRSEHGRIDDKGRLHATRDVVHGQDIRPRAQECRSGDQLLPVGVLVTPAVLGLAAAAGYDTLATVPRPRVEVLVLGDELLTEGLPQEGLIRDALGPMLPPWLRALGAEVVAVRRLGDDAKVLHKAITGSDADLIVTTGGTAAGPVDHVHPTLNRIGAELLVDGVKVRPGHPMLLARTKENQHLVGLPGNPLAAVSGLLTLAEPLLRTLAARTAPEPYTLPLQDAVHGHPHDTRLVPVVLRADRAVPLHYNGPAMLRGIAASDALVVVPPGGARAGQELELLDLPWATAGIDVCFT, via the coding sequence ATGACGCCCGCCCACTCCACCCGGGACAGTCAGGACGCCGACGATCTCGACGTCGAGGAGGCGCTCGCCCTGGTCAAGGAAGACGGCGCGCCCGCCCCCGAGGGCCGTTCGGTGCCCGCGCCCGCCCCCGGCGCCGAGCGGCCCGGACGAGGGGCCGCGCACGCCCATCACCAGGCCACCCCCTGGCCCGAGGCCCGCGCCGTCGCCGAGCGAGCCGCCCGGTCCGTGCCGCGTCGGGCCCCCGTTTCCGTACCCCTCGACGCCTCCCTCGGCCTTGTCCTCGCCGCCCCCCTCACCGCGCTCACGGACCTGCCCTCCTTCGACACCTCCGCGATGGACGGCTGGGCGGTCGCGGGACCCGGGCCCTGGGAGGTACGGGAGGAAGGCGTGCTCGCCGGGCACGCGGAGCCGGAGGCGCTCACCGACGGCGAGGCCGCGCGTATCGCCACCGGGGCGAGAATCCCGCAGGACGTCACCGCCGTACTGCGCAGTGAGCACGGGCGGATCGACGACAAGGGGCGGCTGCACGCGACCCGGGACGTCGTGCACGGGCAGGACATCCGCCCGCGCGCCCAGGAGTGCCGCAGCGGTGATCAGCTGCTGCCGGTCGGCGTGCTGGTCACGCCCGCCGTGCTGGGCCTCGCCGCGGCCGCCGGGTACGACACGCTCGCCACCGTCCCCCGTCCGCGCGTCGAAGTCCTCGTGCTCGGCGACGAGTTGCTCACCGAGGGACTGCCCCAGGAGGGGCTCATCCGGGACGCGCTCGGCCCGATGCTGCCGCCGTGGCTGCGCGCGCTCGGCGCCGAGGTCGTCGCGGTGCGCAGGCTCGGCGACGACGCCAAGGTGCTGCACAAGGCGATCACCGGCTCGGACGCCGACCTGATCGTCACCACCGGCGGTACCGCGGCGGGTCCCGTCGACCACGTCCACCCCACCCTGAACCGTATCGGCGCCGAACTTCTCGTGGACGGCGTGAAGGTGCGCCCCGGGCACCCGATGCTCCTGGCCCGCACCAAGGAGAACCAGCACCTCGTCGGTCTGCCCGGCAACCCGCTGGCCGCCGTCTCCGGCCTGCTCACGCTCGCCGAGCCCCTGCTGCGCACCCTCGCCGCACGCACGGCCCCGGAGCCGTACACGCTGCCCCTCCAGGACGCGGTGCACGGGCACCCGCACGACACCCGGCTCGTTCCCGTGGTGCTGCGCGCCGACCGGGCCGTGCCGCTGCACTACAACGGTCCGGCGATGCTGCGTGGCATCGCGGCGTCCGACGCCCTCGTGGTCGTACCGCCGGGGGGCGCACGGGCCGGTCAGGAGCTGGAACTCCTCGACCTCCCGTGGGCCACCGCCGGGATCGACGTGTGCTTCACATGA